A region of Solanum dulcamara chromosome 7, daSolDulc1.2, whole genome shotgun sequence DNA encodes the following proteins:
- the LOC129896123 gene encoding uncharacterized protein LOC129896123 isoform X1 — translation MMIRRIRSQILVTAHRLSGLRSSQFHSQNSAQPLTRAIYGNYMQAECNLQRNVCQCRKCSMMLRASFSTEAGTIESSATAESVKELYDKMLKSVMDQRSAPPNAWLWSLIESCANHEDAKLLFDILQRLRIFRLSNLRIHENFNCALCQEITKACVRVGAIDLGKKVLWKHSVYGLTPNIGSAHHLLLFAKQHNDVKLLVEIMSLVKKNDLILQSGTADIVFSICSQTDNWDLICKYGKRFVKAGVKLRKTSLDTWMEFASKIGDVDALWKIEKIRSETMKEHTLGSGLSCAKGFLIDHKPADAAAVIQLLNQTVPDSRRQKFMVELQKLVADWPLEVIKLQKDERRKELAATLQHDIPIMLSALSNMGLRLNVNVEDLTRKGGVLS, via the exons GGGCGATTTATGGAAATTATATGCAAGCAGAATGCAATCTTCAGAGAAATGTATGCCAGTGTCGAAAATGCTCTATGATGCTCAGGGCATCATTTTCTACGGAAGCAGGGACAATTGAAAGTAGTGCGACAG CAGAATCTGTGAAGGAGTTGTATGACAAAATGCTGAAGTCTGTCATGGATCAAAGAAGTGCTCCGCCCAATGCCTGGTTGTGGTCCCTAATAGAAAGTTGTGCAAACCATGAAGATGCTAAACTTTTATTCGACATATTGCAGAGACTTCGAATATTT AGACTTTCTAATCTCCGTATCCATGAAAACTTCAATTGTGCTCTCTGCCAGGAAATTACTAAGGCATGTGTACGTGTTGGCGCCATTGATTTGG GTAAGAAGGTGTTGTGGAAGCATAGTGTATATGGACTGACTCCAAACATTGGATCTGCGCACCATTTACTG TTATTTGCTAAACAGCATAATGATGTTAAACTCTTGGTAGAAATTATGAGTCTGGTGAAGAAAAATGACTTGATCCTGCAATCTGGAACTGCAGATATAGTCTTCAG CATTTGCTCCCAAACTGATAACTGGGACTTGATATGTAAGTATGGTAAAAGGTTTGTCAAGGCAGGAGTGAAGCTACGAAAGACTTCCTTGGACACTTGGATGGAATTTGCCTCAAAAATAG GAGATGTTGATGCTCTGTGGAAAATTGAGAAGATACGATCAGAAACCATGAAGGAACATACTCTTGGAAGTGGACTTTCATGTGCTAAG GGTTTCCTAATTGACCACAAACCTGCAGATGCTGCTGCTGTCATTCAATTACTCAATCAG ACAGTACCTGATTCGAGAAGGCAAAAATTCATGGTTGAACTTCAAAAGCTAGTTGCGGACTGGCCATTGGAGGTGATAAAGCTACAAAAGGATGAGAGGAGAAAG GAGTTGGCTGCAACACTACAACATGATATTCCTATCATGCTCAGTGCCTTGTCAAATATGGGCTTGAGGTTGAATGTAAATGTGGAAGATCTGACAAGAAAAGGCGGCGTTTTATCTTAA
- the LOC129896123 gene encoding uncharacterized protein LOC129896123 isoform X2 codes for MMIRRIRSQILVTAHRLSGLRSSQFHSQNSAQPLTRAIYGNYMQAECNLQRNVCQCRKCSMMLRASFSTEAGTIESSATESVKELYDKMLKSVMDQRSAPPNAWLWSLIESCANHEDAKLLFDILQRLRIFRLSNLRIHENFNCALCQEITKACVRVGAIDLGKKVLWKHSVYGLTPNIGSAHHLLLFAKQHNDVKLLVEIMSLVKKNDLILQSGTADIVFSICSQTDNWDLICKYGKRFVKAGVKLRKTSLDTWMEFASKIGDVDALWKIEKIRSETMKEHTLGSGLSCAKGFLIDHKPADAAAVIQLLNQTVPDSRRQKFMVELQKLVADWPLEVIKLQKDERRKELAATLQHDIPIMLSALSNMGLRLNVNVEDLTRKGGVLS; via the exons GGGCGATTTATGGAAATTATATGCAAGCAGAATGCAATCTTCAGAGAAATGTATGCCAGTGTCGAAAATGCTCTATGATGCTCAGGGCATCATTTTCTACGGAAGCAGGGACAATTGAAAGTAGTGCGACAG AATCTGTGAAGGAGTTGTATGACAAAATGCTGAAGTCTGTCATGGATCAAAGAAGTGCTCCGCCCAATGCCTGGTTGTGGTCCCTAATAGAAAGTTGTGCAAACCATGAAGATGCTAAACTTTTATTCGACATATTGCAGAGACTTCGAATATTT AGACTTTCTAATCTCCGTATCCATGAAAACTTCAATTGTGCTCTCTGCCAGGAAATTACTAAGGCATGTGTACGTGTTGGCGCCATTGATTTGG GTAAGAAGGTGTTGTGGAAGCATAGTGTATATGGACTGACTCCAAACATTGGATCTGCGCACCATTTACTG TTATTTGCTAAACAGCATAATGATGTTAAACTCTTGGTAGAAATTATGAGTCTGGTGAAGAAAAATGACTTGATCCTGCAATCTGGAACTGCAGATATAGTCTTCAG CATTTGCTCCCAAACTGATAACTGGGACTTGATATGTAAGTATGGTAAAAGGTTTGTCAAGGCAGGAGTGAAGCTACGAAAGACTTCCTTGGACACTTGGATGGAATTTGCCTCAAAAATAG GAGATGTTGATGCTCTGTGGAAAATTGAGAAGATACGATCAGAAACCATGAAGGAACATACTCTTGGAAGTGGACTTTCATGTGCTAAG GGTTTCCTAATTGACCACAAACCTGCAGATGCTGCTGCTGTCATTCAATTACTCAATCAG ACAGTACCTGATTCGAGAAGGCAAAAATTCATGGTTGAACTTCAAAAGCTAGTTGCGGACTGGCCATTGGAGGTGATAAAGCTACAAAAGGATGAGAGGAGAAAG GAGTTGGCTGCAACACTACAACATGATATTCCTATCATGCTCAGTGCCTTGTCAAATATGGGCTTGAGGTTGAATGTAAATGTGGAAGATCTGACAAGAAAAGGCGGCGTTTTATCTTAA